Part of the Fibrobacter sp. genome, ATACGACAACGCGATATAGAACTTGCGGTCCAGCCCCTTGTCGTCGGGACGCTCGATAAGCGCGAGCGACGAAAGCCCGAAATCCAGGACGAAGTTCAGGTAGGTAAGGACCGTGAGGGCAAACGCGATTTCGCCCCAGGAGGCGGCCCCGTAACGGACCAGCGCGATACTCGTGATGGCGAAGCGGATGAGCTTGCTTACGCCCTGGGCCATGCCGTTCATGCCCGCATTCAACAAGAGCGAATTCATCCGCATGGGTTACCTCCCCGCCACCTTGCGGAGCGTATTACGAACAAATTCACGACATTGCCAGAAGCCCCAACGCATGTGGAACAGCGGTGACGGCTTGCGCGATTTTTTACGCAAGGAACTCGGGGCACGCGAGGTACTGCCAGATGCGCCGCCCGCACTGCTTCCCGAGAGGTCCGCGGCACTATTTGCGGAACCCGAGACGCGTTCCAGGAATTCCAAGAGGCGCCTGGCGTTCATCTCCCAGCGGAACTTCCCGTCGACAAACGCGAACATCTTTTCGCCGTCCGCACGCAGGGACTGCGCGGTGGCGCCCGCAATGTAGTCCCGGATTTCCTCGTAGCCCGGGAACACGAACGGAGTCACTTCCGGATGCGCGCACACGTTCAACGCGAGCGCGGGCCTGTGCGCAAAACCCGCTTCGGCAAGCGGCAGGTTGAACATCTCACAGCGGGAGAAACTCACCAGCACGTCGCAACCTTCGTACAGGCGCGCCATCTCGACCGGATCCTTCACGGCGCCCAGCCCGCGGACGCCCGCATCGGCAAGCTTCTTGCAGGTGACCGCATCCCCGCCGCCGACGACGGTGATGTCCACGCGGTCGCCCAAATCTTTTTTCAGGCGGCAGAAGTCGTCCATGCCCTTGCCTTCCCACTCGACTTCGCGGTACCTGCATACGGCCAGAACGCGGACCGGCGGCACCGTCGAGGCGGCACAGTTTTTACCGGAAATGCTGTTCAAACCCGCGGCGCATTCCTTACCAGCGGAGCAATCGTTACCGGAGGCGCCGTTCAGACCCGCGGCGCAGTCCTTACCCGCAGAGTCCCGACTGCAATCCGAAAGAGCCTTCGCAAAATGGTCCGCGCCGTTATACAGCACAAAAGCCTTCGGCCACCGGATGTAATCCACCGCATACTTGCTGATGGTCACCACGTAATCGAACGCGGGGTAAATGCGCTTGACCCTTTCCTCAATCATCTTGCGGTGCTGTTCGCGCTCCGCGGGGACGGTCAGCTCCACCGGGATATACCCATGCTCGTAGGCCACAGTGACCGCATCGAGCTTCCAGCTCGCGACCAGCGAAAA contains:
- a CDS encoding glycosyltransferase family 4 protein yields the protein MRIAFLSTFFVGEYGVTRVLAAQMPLLVAAGHQVDLYACFLDKSLVAKGVHAVRVPTHFRGLRECLRRGAYDVVVACTEQFFSLVASWKLDAVTVAYEHGYIPVELTVPAEREQHRKMIEERVKRIYPAFDYVVTISKYAVDYIRWPKAFVLYNGADHFAKALSDCSRDSAGKDCAAGLNGASGNDCSAGKECAAGLNSISGKNCAASTVPPVRVLAVCRYREVEWEGKGMDDFCRLKKDLGDRVDITVVGGGDAVTCKKLADAGVRGLGAVKDPVEMARLYEGCDVLVSFSRCEMFNLPLAEAGFAHRPALALNVCAHPEVTPFVFPGYEEIRDYIAGATAQSLRADGEKMFAFVDGKFRWEMNARRLLEFLERVSGSANSAADLSGSSAGGASGSTSRAPSSLRKKSRKPSPLFHMRWGFWQCREFVRNTLRKVAGR